The Sinomonas sp. P10A9 genome includes a window with the following:
- a CDS encoding bifunctional methylenetetrahydrofolate dehydrogenase/methenyltetrahydrofolate cyclohydrolase produces the protein MPAQTAVVLDGKAASAAIKVELAERVAALKAKGVVPGIATVLVGGDPASQLYVGMKHRQSEAIGMNSIQKELPADATQEQVEALLDELNADPACHGYIVQLPLPKHLDTDALLTRIDPSKDADGLHPTNLGRLVLNVNGKITTPLPCTPRGVIELLLRNGYDLKGKHVVVVGRGVTIGRPMPLLLTRREINATVTIVHTGTPDMGRYLRDADVIVSGAGVKHIVKPEDVKPGAAVLDVGVTREDDPEGGKSKVYGDVHPDVAQVAGYLSPNPGGVGPMTVALLMTNVVEAAERAAGLA, from the coding sequence ATGCCAGCACAGACCGCCGTCGTCCTCGACGGGAAAGCCGCCTCGGCGGCCATCAAGGTGGAACTCGCCGAGCGGGTCGCCGCGCTCAAAGCCAAGGGTGTGGTCCCCGGGATCGCCACCGTGCTCGTGGGCGGCGACCCCGCCTCGCAACTGTACGTGGGGATGAAGCACCGGCAGTCCGAGGCGATCGGGATGAACTCGATCCAGAAGGAACTGCCCGCGGACGCGACGCAGGAGCAGGTCGAGGCGCTCCTCGACGAGCTCAACGCGGACCCCGCCTGCCACGGGTACATTGTGCAGCTGCCGCTGCCGAAGCACCTGGACACGGACGCGCTACTTACACGGATCGACCCCTCCAAGGATGCGGACGGGCTGCACCCGACCAACCTCGGGCGGCTCGTGCTCAACGTCAACGGGAAGATCACCACCCCGCTTCCCTGCACGCCGCGTGGGGTCATCGAGCTCCTGCTGCGCAACGGGTACGACCTCAAGGGCAAGCACGTGGTGGTCGTCGGCCGCGGTGTGACGATCGGACGGCCGATGCCGCTCCTGCTGACCCGTCGCGAGATCAACGCGACGGTGACGATCGTCCACACCGGCACCCCGGACATGGGCCGGTACCTGCGTGATGCGGACGTCATCGTGTCCGGGGCTGGCGTGAAGCACATCGTGAAGCCTGAGGACGTCAAGCCCGGTGCCGCCGTGCTCGATGTCGGTGTGACCCGCGAGGACGACCCCGAGGGCGGCAAGTCCAAGGTGTACGGCGACGTGCACCCGGACGTCGCCCAGGTTGCCGGCTACCTTTCACCCAACCCCGGCGGCGTGGGCCCCATGACCGTGGCGCTCCTCATGACCAATGTGGTTGAGGCCGCAGAGCGGGCAGCCGGCCTCGCCTGA
- a CDS encoding MFS transporter translates to MTTTRAVSSPATQRRVAFATIIGTTIEWYDFFIYATGAGLVFAQLFFKPAGEDIGLLLSFATVGISFLFRPLGAFLAGHFGDVIGRRSMLVLTLILMGASTTLIGVLPTFAQIGIGAPILLLLLRILQGVSAGGEWGGAVLMAVEHAPADRRGRAGAFPQLGVPLGMLLASGVMAIMTGLVSPGKAFLEWGWRVPFLLSVVLIVVGFLVRRSVEESPVFAEIAERGQQTKVPIVALFRKHWHLVILAALVFVGNNAAGYMTTGGFLQGYATGKLKMDPTTVLLAVTVAAAVWFFSTLAAGYLADTIGRRNTYLIGFAIQSVMVFVVFFFVNAGTVAGLYTGLVLFSVGLGLTYGPQAAWYSEIFPASVRFSGVSISYAIGAILGGAFAPTIAQALLQATGSTVSISVYLLIATIVSIAAVLMLRDRRGIPLGPDHEDEQASGATMFAPNLSAKKVQAKA, encoded by the coding sequence ATGACCACCACTAGAGCCGTGAGCAGCCCGGCCACCCAGCGACGGGTCGCATTCGCGACCATCATCGGCACCACCATCGAGTGGTACGACTTCTTCATCTATGCCACGGGCGCAGGGCTCGTGTTCGCCCAGCTCTTCTTCAAGCCCGCCGGCGAGGACATCGGGCTCCTCCTCTCCTTCGCGACCGTCGGCATCTCGTTCCTGTTCCGCCCGCTCGGCGCATTCCTGGCCGGGCACTTCGGCGACGTGATCGGCCGACGGTCGATGCTCGTCCTCACCCTCATCCTGATGGGCGCATCGACAACCCTCATCGGTGTCCTGCCGACGTTCGCCCAGATCGGCATCGGCGCTCCGATCCTGCTGCTGCTCCTGCGCATCCTCCAGGGCGTCTCAGCAGGGGGCGAGTGGGGCGGCGCCGTCCTCATGGCCGTCGAGCACGCTCCGGCCGACCGCCGAGGCCGCGCGGGCGCCTTCCCACAGCTCGGCGTGCCCCTCGGCATGCTCCTCGCCTCCGGCGTCATGGCGATCATGACGGGTCTCGTCTCCCCCGGAAAGGCGTTCCTCGAGTGGGGCTGGCGCGTTCCGTTCCTCCTGAGCGTCGTGCTCATCGTGGTCGGCTTCCTCGTGCGGCGCTCCGTCGAGGAGAGCCCGGTCTTCGCTGAGATCGCCGAGCGCGGCCAGCAGACCAAGGTCCCGATCGTGGCCCTGTTCCGCAAGCACTGGCACCTCGTGATCCTCGCCGCCCTCGTCTTCGTGGGCAACAACGCGGCCGGCTACATGACGACCGGCGGCTTCCTCCAGGGCTATGCGACGGGCAAGCTCAAGATGGACCCCACAACGGTGCTCCTCGCCGTGACCGTCGCGGCGGCCGTCTGGTTCTTCTCGACCCTCGCCGCAGGCTATCTCGCCGACACGATCGGGCGCAGGAACACCTATCTCATCGGCTTCGCGATCCAGTCGGTCATGGTGTTCGTGGTGTTCTTCTTCGTCAATGCGGGAACCGTCGCCGGTCTCTACACGGGGCTCGTCCTCTTCTCGGTCGGCCTCGGCCTGACGTACGGACCGCAGGCGGCGTGGTACTCCGAGATCTTCCCGGCCTCCGTGCGGTTCTCCGGCGTATCGATCTCCTACGCGATCGGCGCGATCCTCGGCGGCGCGTTCGCGCCGACCATCGCCCAGGCGCTCCTTCAGGCCACCGGCAGCACTGTGTCGATCTCGGTCTACCTGCTCATCGCGACCATCGTGTCCATCGCCGCTGTCCTGATGCTCCGCGACCGCCGCGGCATCCCGCTCGGCCCGGACCACGAGGACGAGCAGGCATCCGGCGCCACGATGTTCGCCCCCAACCTCTCCGCCAAGAAGGTCCAGGCCAAGGCCTGA
- a CDS encoding LysR substrate-binding domain-containing protein, giving the protein MAEVTLRQLELFAALPDFDTLSAAAVHLHISESALSQAITGLEKAVGEQLCVRRKARGLALTPAGQHFAMRARRILADTRELVLDARRGEDLRGPVKLGCFASFATSVVPELLEGFPLRHPGVDLEITVGTNDDLLPALESGRLDVAIVYDMFLPAGYRRREIYATELEAHLHPDHPLAARSTVDLADLAAEPLIHYESSPSTLNTVEAFAARGLEPRIVARVPQIILVQALVGRGVGYGLLMSRPNVLPVSVEGRPVAVRPLDPSATASHVVAIWPEDMALTPRAAALLDYAVEKLGCYGHAVQPGRTHDAAGPATKGTSPHAGSGTNRE; this is encoded by the coding sequence ATGGCGGAGGTGACCCTGAGGCAGCTCGAGCTGTTTGCTGCGCTGCCCGACTTCGACACGCTCAGCGCGGCCGCGGTCCATCTGCACATCTCGGAGTCGGCGCTTTCGCAGGCCATCACCGGGCTTGAGAAGGCGGTAGGGGAGCAGCTGTGCGTGCGCCGCAAGGCACGCGGGCTGGCCCTGACACCCGCGGGCCAGCACTTCGCGATGCGTGCGCGCCGGATCCTGGCGGACACCCGGGAACTCGTGCTGGACGCGCGGCGGGGCGAGGACCTGCGGGGGCCGGTGAAGCTCGGCTGCTTCGCGAGCTTCGCCACGAGTGTGGTGCCCGAGCTCCTCGAGGGCTTCCCGCTCAGGCATCCCGGAGTGGACCTCGAGATCACGGTGGGGACCAACGATGACCTGCTGCCTGCGCTGGAGTCCGGCCGCCTCGACGTCGCCATCGTGTACGACATGTTCCTGCCTGCCGGGTACCGCCGTCGCGAGATCTATGCGACGGAACTCGAGGCGCACCTGCATCCGGACCATCCGCTCGCGGCGCGTAGCACGGTGGACCTCGCCGACCTCGCGGCCGAGCCGCTCATCCACTACGAGTCGAGCCCCAGCACACTCAATACCGTCGAGGCCTTCGCTGCGCGCGGACTCGAGCCGAGGATCGTCGCTCGGGTGCCACAGATCATCCTCGTCCAGGCCCTCGTGGGCCGCGGCGTCGGCTACGGCTTGCTCATGTCCCGACCCAACGTGCTTCCGGTCAGCGTCGAGGGCCGGCCTGTCGCGGTGCGCCCGCTCGATCCGTCCGCGACAGCCTCGCACGTCGTCGCCATCTGGCCAGAGGACATGGCTCTCACCCCGCGGGCTGCCGCGCTGCTCGATTACGCAGTCGAGAAGCTCGGCTGCTACGGGCACGCGGTGCAGCCCGGCAGGACGCACGACGCCGCCGGGCCGGCTACCAAGGGGACGTCGCCTCATGCGGGAAGCGGCACGAACCGCGAATAG
- a CDS encoding oxidoreductase C-terminal domain-containing protein: MAPTERPLRRSVSPAVSAFLAERHGLDGVRLELGAAVDGDNGGITVDGALRTSDPRVFAIGDCASFPSEHAGHRVRLESVQNATDQGRHLAAVLLGQDLGEYRELPWFWTHQGRTKVQIAGIGRPSAHRIVRGDRSSGKFSVFSFDGAHPGAALLPVESVNSPGDHLAARRILEAGRTPSPADLADPSFDLKAYSRFVPLPA, encoded by the coding sequence GTGGCGCCCACCGAGCGTCCTCTCCGCCGCTCCGTCTCCCCCGCCGTCTCGGCGTTCCTCGCCGAGCGGCACGGGCTCGACGGCGTCCGGCTCGAGCTTGGCGCGGCCGTAGACGGGGACAACGGCGGCATCACGGTCGACGGCGCCCTGCGCACCTCCGACCCCCGCGTGTTCGCGATCGGCGACTGCGCGAGCTTCCCGAGCGAGCACGCGGGCCACCGAGTGCGCCTCGAGTCCGTCCAGAACGCGACCGATCAGGGCCGACACCTCGCCGCGGTGCTCCTCGGGCAGGATCTCGGCGAGTACCGGGAGCTTCCCTGGTTCTGGACCCATCAGGGACGCACCAAGGTGCAGATCGCCGGGATCGGCAGGCCCAGCGCGCACCGCATAGTCCGGGGCGACCGCTCGTCGGGGAAGTTCTCCGTCTTCTCCTTCGACGGGGCCCACCCGGGCGCGGCGCTCCTCCCTGTCGAGAGCGTGAACAGTCCAGGCGACCATCTGGCCGCCCGCAGGATCCTCGAGGCCGGCCGGACGCCGTCGCCCGCTGATCTGGCGGACCCGTCTTTCGACCTGAAGGCCTATTCGCGGTTCGTGCCGCTTCCCGCATGA
- a CDS encoding ABC transporter ATP-binding protein produces the protein MNEAARRTVIAAEDLVKTYGESNAVDGITFDVPAGESFGLLGPNGAGKSTTMRMIGGVTQRTSGRLTIMGLDPEEQGPEVRAHLGVVPQQDNLDEELRVRDNLIVYGRYFGLPMSYLRQRADELLAFAQLEDKAGAKVDSLSGGMKRRLTIARSLVNDPKILLLDEPTTGLDPQARHVLWDRLFRLKEQGVTLVLTTHYMDEAEQLCDRLIVVDKGRIMAEGSPSALIRQHSSREVLEVRFGAERNAAVVGELDGVGHRIEALPDRVLVYTEDGEASLEQIRSRGLHPITSLVRRASLEDVFLRLTGRSLVD, from the coding sequence GTGAATGAGGCAGCTCGCAGAACCGTCATTGCGGCGGAGGACCTCGTCAAGACGTATGGGGAGTCCAATGCCGTGGACGGCATCACCTTCGACGTCCCGGCTGGCGAGTCCTTCGGCCTCCTCGGACCCAATGGCGCTGGCAAGTCGACAACGATGCGGATGATCGGCGGCGTCACCCAGCGCACGTCCGGCCGCCTGACCATCATGGGCCTCGACCCCGAGGAGCAGGGCCCCGAGGTCCGGGCGCATCTCGGCGTAGTGCCCCAGCAGGACAACCTCGACGAGGAGCTCCGCGTCCGCGACAACCTCATCGTCTACGGCCGGTACTTCGGACTGCCCATGAGCTACCTCAGGCAGCGTGCGGACGAGCTGCTCGCCTTCGCCCAGCTCGAGGACAAGGCCGGGGCCAAGGTCGATTCGCTCTCGGGCGGCATGAAGCGCCGCCTCACGATTGCCAGATCGCTCGTCAACGACCCCAAGATACTGCTCCTCGACGAGCCGACCACGGGGCTGGACCCGCAGGCGCGGCACGTGTTGTGGGACCGGCTGTTCCGCCTCAAGGAACAGGGCGTCACTCTGGTCCTCACGACCCATTACATGGACGAGGCCGAGCAGCTGTGCGATCGGCTCATCGTGGTCGACAAGGGCCGGATCATGGCCGAGGGGTCTCCGTCCGCGCTCATCCGGCAGCACTCGAGCCGGGAGGTGCTCGAGGTGCGGTTCGGCGCGGAGCGGAACGCCGCCGTCGTGGGCGAGCTCGACGGGGTCGGGCATCGCATCGAGGCCCTTCCGGACCGTGTGCTGGTCTACACGGAGGACGGCGAGGCGTCCCTTGAGCAGATCCGCTCCCGCGGCCTGCATCCGATCACGTCCCTCGTCCGCCGGGCCTCGCTCGAGGACGTCTTCCTGCGGTTGACGGGAAGGTCCCTCGTTGACTGA
- a CDS encoding ABC transporter permease: MSAHTPEVSAAKARRWGSFYFAEHMLRSMRAYLVTIIVTSVGNPLLYLFSMGVGLASIVDRSSSGQGAAAHGAFDGVGYLAFAAPALLVSSAVMTSANEMMFPVMDGFKWRRIYYGPHVTPLVPGQLAAGHIMAVGVRLLIQSLVFFFIMLLFGAAPGPWSWLLVPLGVLTGMAFGAPLMAYSAHIEKENFQFSMIQRFIVMPLFLFSATFYPLATMPIGMQWIGWISPLWHGNQLGRIVSYGLAEPGWLVVVHVLYLAVLWGVGIWWARRNYTKRMGK, encoded by the coding sequence TTGTCAGCGCACACCCCCGAGGTCTCCGCCGCGAAGGCGCGCCGCTGGGGCTCGTTCTACTTCGCCGAACACATGCTCCGCAGCATGCGCGCCTACCTCGTCACGATCATCGTCACGAGCGTCGGCAATCCGCTCCTGTACCTCTTCTCGATGGGGGTGGGCCTCGCCTCGATCGTGGACCGCAGCTCCTCCGGGCAGGGCGCGGCGGCACACGGCGCGTTCGACGGCGTGGGGTACCTCGCGTTCGCAGCCCCGGCACTGCTGGTGTCGAGCGCCGTGATGACGAGCGCGAACGAGATGATGTTCCCCGTCATGGACGGATTCAAGTGGCGCCGGATCTACTACGGGCCGCACGTCACGCCGCTCGTCCCGGGCCAGCTCGCCGCCGGCCACATCATGGCGGTAGGGGTGCGGTTGCTTATCCAGAGCCTTGTGTTCTTCTTCATCATGCTCCTGTTCGGCGCGGCCCCCGGGCCGTGGTCCTGGCTGCTCGTGCCTCTCGGGGTGCTCACGGGGATGGCGTTCGGGGCGCCGCTCATGGCGTACTCGGCCCACATCGAGAAGGAGAACTTCCAGTTCTCGATGATCCAGCGCTTCATCGTGATGCCGCTCTTCCTGTTCTCCGCGACGTTCTATCCACTGGCCACCATGCCGATCGGCATGCAGTGGATCGGCTGGATCTCGCCCCTGTGGCACGGGAACCAGCTCGGCCGGATCGTCTCCTACGGGCTTGCGGAACCGGGCTGGCTCGTCGTCGTGCATGTGCTCTACCTCGCGGTGCTGTGGGGTGTCGGCATTTGGTGGGCGCGGCGGAACTATACGAAGAGGATGGGCAAGTGA
- a CDS encoding ABC transporter permease — protein MSVLTDDDYAIAPSRRPFGALYSGNTQAVVERGFRVIKSQNWIILVSGFFEPVFYLLSMGIGLGSLVGAVEGPGGAQISYAAYIAPALLAVSAMNGAIYDSTWNVFFKMHFGKIYQGMLYTSLGPLDIAMGEIVMALFRGFLYALGFTGVMALMGLVTTPWALLLVPASVMVAFGFASFGMAVTSYMKTFQQMDMITFFMLPMFLFSATFYPLSVYPLPVQWIVQAFPLWHGVELMRQISIGVFSPATWVHLLYYAAMILVGVSFTTRRLRSLFLR, from the coding sequence GTGAGCGTCCTGACCGACGACGACTACGCGATCGCCCCGAGCCGCCGCCCATTCGGGGCCCTGTACTCCGGGAACACGCAGGCCGTCGTCGAGCGCGGATTCCGCGTTATCAAGAGCCAGAACTGGATCATCCTCGTCTCCGGGTTCTTCGAGCCGGTCTTCTACCTGCTGTCGATGGGGATTGGGCTCGGGAGCCTCGTGGGTGCGGTCGAGGGGCCCGGCGGGGCGCAGATCTCCTACGCGGCGTACATCGCGCCAGCGCTCCTCGCTGTGTCAGCGATGAACGGAGCCATCTACGACTCGACATGGAACGTGTTCTTCAAGATGCACTTCGGCAAGATCTACCAGGGCATGCTCTATACGTCCCTCGGCCCGCTGGACATCGCCATGGGCGAGATCGTCATGGCGCTCTTCCGCGGGTTCCTCTATGCGCTCGGATTCACGGGTGTCATGGCGCTCATGGGCCTCGTCACCACGCCGTGGGCGCTTCTGCTCGTGCCGGCGTCGGTGATGGTCGCCTTCGGCTTCGCCTCGTTCGGCATGGCCGTGACGAGCTACATGAAGACGTTCCAGCAGATGGACATGATCACGTTCTTCATGCTGCCGATGTTCCTGTTCTCGGCCACGTTCTACCCGCTCTCGGTGTATCCGCTGCCGGTGCAGTGGATCGTGCAGGCGTTCCCTCTATGGCATGGAGTGGAGCTCATGCGGCAGATCAGCATCGGTGTGTTCAGCCCGGCAACCTGGGTCCATCTGCTGTACTACGCGGCGATGATCCTCGTGGGTGTCTCCTTCACGACCCGACGATTGAGGTCCCTGTTCCTCCGCTGA